A genomic region of Phycisphaerae bacterium contains the following coding sequences:
- a CDS encoding PEP-CTERM sorting domain-containing protein (PEP-CTERM proteins occur, often in large numbers, in the proteomes of bacteria that also encode an exosortase, a predicted intramembrane cysteine proteinase. The presence of a PEP-CTERM domain at a protein's C-terminus predicts cleavage within the sorting domain, followed by covalent anchoring to some some component of the (usually Gram-negative) cell surface. Many PEP-CTERM proteins exhibit an unusual sequence composition that includes large numbers of potential glycosylation sites. Expression of one such protein has been shown restore the ability of a bacterium to form floc, a type of biofilm.), whose product MKISAGVLLGFGLLSLNLAHADFVAYNDLAGFSPPNATSIGLNGSGLLKDYDTGTNTSVMLQVSGYLVSTLSKPEVPDYFGGGDALAEFDQKIISDDFIKESADSPDAWVNLDFSGLDPNKLYTVVVTGNRGANPNRTAKFAISGVDSFVNQSSIGAPWIGPDWVEFDTGVNTDTGYVAKFADIRVGSDGQMRVTVTPGPHNGDRNKFFLNQLKLTEIPEPGALGMLCLGGLLLMLRRR is encoded by the coding sequence ATGAAGATCTCGGCAGGCGTATTACTGGGTTTTGGCTTGTTGTCCTTGAACCTGGCCCACGCCGACTTTGTTGCGTACAACGACCTCGCGGGGTTTAGCCCGCCCAACGCCACGAGTATCGGTCTTAATGGCTCAGGACTGCTCAAGGACTACGACACGGGCACAAATACCAGCGTCATGCTCCAGGTGAGCGGATACCTGGTTTCCACGCTAAGCAAGCCCGAAGTGCCTGACTACTTTGGCGGGGGTGACGCCCTCGCTGAGTTCGACCAGAAGATTATCAGCGACGATTTCATCAAGGAATCTGCGGATTCCCCGGATGCTTGGGTCAATCTGGACTTCAGTGGCTTGGATCCGAACAAGCTTTACACGGTGGTGGTGACCGGCAATCGGGGAGCAAACCCCAATCGCACGGCGAAGTTCGCGATCTCGGGTGTGGATTCTTTCGTCAATCAGAGCTCGATCGGTGCTCCCTGGATAGGCCCGGACTGGGTTGAGTTTGACACCGGCGTCAATACGGACACGGGCTATGTGGCCAAATTCGCCGACATCCGTGTGGGCAGCGATGGACAGATGCGCGTCACTGTGACCCCAGGACCACACAACGGGGACCGCAACAAGTTCTTCCTCAACCAGTTGAAGCTGACGGAAATACCGGAACCGGGCGCCCTTGGGATGCTTTGCCTCGGCGGCCTGCTCCTGATGCTTCGCCGTCGGTAG